A window from Enterocloster bolteae encodes these proteins:
- a CDS encoding sugar-binding transcriptional regulator, giving the protein MDKKTERLVNVARMYYEQDRTQSEIADRYGISRPMVSKLLKEARDRGIVTIRINAPKGESGGAPSLMELVGRCFGIYDGVAVPGGPNDQTTNEAVAEAAISYLSELGGASLGIGWGHIIGDVVKHMEQKAKLVPIGTFVCPLIGNGGVGLKNYHSNELVRSIAEHSGAQPRFIYSPACVLSEQELKLTRELDSYHEIYHVWEKLDVALVNIGNFPSVPDFASEARYGDLLIRQKAVGRILNYFMDSQGHIIRSDTDYAIQIPLELLTRTRHVVGICSANTSPKAFRAALKTGYLKHFIAPEHVVREALE; this is encoded by the coding sequence ATGGATAAGAAAACAGAGCGTCTGGTCAATGTGGCCAGAATGTATTATGAGCAGGACAGGACCCAGAGTGAGATTGCGGACAGATACGGTATATCCCGTCCCATGGTCAGCAAGCTTTTGAAGGAAGCGCGGGACCGGGGCATTGTCACCATCCGGATAAATGCACCCAAGGGGGAATCCGGCGGCGCGCCGTCACTGATGGAACTGGTGGGACGCTGCTTTGGGATTTATGACGGTGTGGCTGTACCCGGAGGGCCAAATGACCAGACTACCAATGAGGCTGTGGCAGAGGCGGCCATCTCTTATCTGTCAGAGCTGGGAGGCGCCAGCCTGGGCATTGGATGGGGCCATATCATAGGGGATGTTGTAAAGCATATGGAGCAGAAGGCGAAGCTGGTGCCCATAGGAACATTTGTCTGCCCGCTCATAGGAAACGGCGGCGTGGGGCTTAAGAATTACCACTCCAATGAACTGGTGCGTTCCATTGCGGAGCACAGCGGGGCCCAGCCCAGATTTATCTATTCACCGGCCTGCGTGCTTTCTGAGCAGGAGCTGAAACTGACCAGAGAGCTGGACAGCTACCATGAGATATATCATGTCTGGGAAAAACTGGATGTGGCGCTGGTCAATATCGGGAATTTTCCTTCGGTACCGGATTTTGCTTCGGAGGCCAGATATGGAGACCTGCTCATAAGGCAGAAGGCAGTGGGGCGGATCCTGAATTATTTTATGGACAGCCAGGGACATATCATCCGGTCAGATACGGATTACGCTATTCAGATTCCACTGGAGCTTCTGACCAGGACAAGGCATGTGGTGGGTATCTGTTCTGCCAATACCAGCCCAAAGGCATTCAGGGCAGCCTTAAAAACCGGTTACCTGAAACATTTTATTGCACCGGAGCATGTGGTCAGGGAAGCGTTAGAATAA
- a CDS encoding DAK2 domain-containing protein: protein MLLSKPEITKMFRKAAQVWNENKDYLSEIDSRFGDGDHGVTIGKIAGLIEKSLDGWDDDDVETFLEDLGDNTMEIGGGSAGPLYGTMIGGLSGPLEGNKPIDAGTLKEMFTECLSAMEDITNAGVGDKTMMDALIPAVEAAQKAKDDVMAVLEAAKGAAARGAKESEQYVSKYGRARSYKEKTIGTPDAGAVSTSLFFAGLCDGLK, encoded by the coding sequence ATGTTACTTTCAAAACCGGAAATTACAAAAATGTTCAGAAAAGCCGCCCAGGTCTGGAATGAGAACAAGGATTATCTCAGCGAAATTGATTCCAGATTCGGCGACGGGGACCACGGCGTTACCATTGGAAAGATTGCCGGTCTGATCGAGAAGAGCCTGGATGGCTGGGATGACGATGACGTGGAGACATTTCTGGAGGACCTGGGAGACAATACCATGGAGATCGGAGGAGGAAGCGCAGGTCCATTATACGGAACCATGATAGGAGGACTGTCAGGTCCCCTGGAAGGGAATAAACCCATTGATGCAGGTACTCTGAAGGAAATGTTTACGGAATGCCTGTCGGCCATGGAAGACATCACTAACGCAGGCGTGGGGGACAAGACCATGATGGATGCCCTGATTCCTGCTGTGGAAGCAGCCCAGAAAGCAAAGGACGATGTGATGGCTGTGCTGGAGGCGGCCAAGGGGGCAGCGGCCAGGGGCGCAAAGGAAAGCGAACAGTATGTGTCCAAGTATGGCAGGGCGAGAAGCTATAAGGAGAAGACCATCGGCACTCCGGACGCGGGTGCGGTGAGCACATCCCTGTTTTTTGCAGGACTTTGTGACGGACTGAAGTAG